One window of Pieris rapae chromosome 14, ilPieRapa1.1, whole genome shotgun sequence genomic DNA carries:
- the LOC110991463 gene encoding glucose dehydrogenase [FAD, quinone]-like, whose amino-acid sequence MEAAGALASLAPSPITVLGLIPLLALGITYFRYQQFDPESYIADLNTIMPIYDFVIVGGGSAGAVVASRLSEVGNWTVLLLEAGQDENEISDIPALAGYTQLSEMDWKFQTTPSHNRSYCLAMNGDRCNWPRGKVLGGCSVLNAMVYVRGNRNDYDLWEALGNPGWSYDQILPYFLKSEDNRNPYLADTPYHGTGGYLTVQEAPWRTPLSVTFLKGGMELGYEFRDINGAKQTGFMLTQATMRRGSRCSTAKAFIRPVRHRQNLHVALGSQVTRLLINPVKKQAYGVEFFRNGERHKVRIKREVIMSAGALASPQLLMLSGIGPAEHLKEHNIPVVANLKVGHNLQDHVGLGGLTFVVNKPVTFKKDRFQSLSVAMDYILHEKGPMTTQGVEGLAFVNTKYAPTSGNWPDIQFHFAPSSVNSDGGEQIRKILNLRDRVYNTVYKPIESAETWTILPLLLRPKSTGWIKLKSRNPFQPPSIEPNYFAYKEDIQVLTEGIKIAFALSNTTAFQRYGSRPHTIPLPGCQHHPLFSDEYWECCLKHFTFTIYHPTSTCKMGPKYDQSAVVDARLRVHGVANLRVVDASIMPTIISGNPNAPVIMIAEKASDMIKEDWLVL is encoded by the exons ATGGAGGCGGCTGGAGCATTGGCGAGTTTGGCACCGTCGCCCATCACCGTGCTAGGTCTGATACCACTCCTGGCACTCGGGATTACGTATTTCAGATATCAGCAATTCGACCCAGAATCTTACATAGCAGATTTAAACACT attatgCCGATCTACGACTTCGTGATTGTGGGCGGAGGTTCAGCAGGCGCCGTGGTCGCATCTCGACTGTCGGAAGTAGGCAACTGGACAGTACTACTATTGGAGGCAGGCCAAGATGAAAACGAAATTTCTGATATCCCTGCATTGGCCGGATACACACAGCTCTCTGAGATGGACTGGAAATTTCAAACAACTCCCTCTCACAACCGCTCATATTGTTTAGCTATGAACGGTGATCGCTGCAACTGGCCTCGAGGCAAAGTTCTCGGCGGGTGCAGCGTACTCAACGCTATGGTGTATGTAAGAGGTAACAGAAACGACTATGATCTTTGGGAAGCTCTTGGAAACCCAGGCTGGTCGTATGATCAAATACTACCATATTTTCTTAAGTCAGAGGACAATCGAAATCCATACTTAGCAGACACTCCTTATCATGGCACTGGCGGATATCTAACTGTACAGGAGGCACCGTGGCGTACACCACTATCAGTGACTTTTTTAAAAGGCGGAATGGAACTGGGTTACGAATTTCGCGATATTAACGGCGCGAAACAAACCGGTTTCATGTTGACCCAAGCGACTATGCGCCGTGGGAGTAGGTGCAGCACGGCCAAAGCTTTTATCAGACCGGTTCGTCATAGACAAAACTTACATGTCGCTTTAGGTTCGCAAGTCACGAGATTGTTGATCAACCCCGTCAAAAAGCAAGCGTATGGAGTTGAATTCTTCCGCAATGGCGAACGTCATAAAGTCAGAATTAAGCGTGAGGTGATTATGTCTGCCGGTGCCCTCGCAAGTCCTCAACTACTCATGCTTAGCGGGATCGGGCCGGCGGAACATTTGAAGGAACACAACATCCCGGTTGTGGCTAATTTAAAGGTTGGGCACAATTTGCAAGACCACGTTGGTTTAGGTGGTTTGACATTCGTCGTCAATAAGcctgttacatttaaaaaagacaGATTCCAATCTCTCTCCGTCGCCATGGACTACATTTTACATGAAAAGGGACCAATGACCACACAAGGTGTGGAGGGATTAGCCTTCGTCAATACCAAATACGCTCCCACTTCCGGTAATTGGCCCGATATACAATTTCACTTCGCACCAAGTTCAGTGAACTCAGACGGCGGCGAGCAAATACGGAAAATTCTCAACTTACGTGATAGAGTGTACAATACAGTCTACAAGCCGATAGAGAGCGCCGAAACCTGGACGATACTTCCATTACTATTGCGGCCAAAAAGCACTGGATGGATAAAACTGAAGAGCCGTAACCCATTCCAACCTCCCTCGATTGAGCCTAATTACTTTGCTTATAAGGAGGACATACAAGTTTTAACAGAAGGCATTAAGATCGCCTTTGCCCTGTCAAACACAACGGCGTTCCAGCGATACGGGTCACGACCCCATACAATTCCTCTGCCTGGGTGCCAACACCATCCCCTATTCAGCGATGAGTATTGGGAGTGCTGCTTAAAACATTTCACATTTACAATATATCATCCAACCAGTACGTGTAAAATGGGCCCGAAGTATGACCAAAGTGCGGTAGTTGATGCGAGATTACGTGTCCATGGTGTTGCCAATTTAAGAGTAGTGGACGCAAGTATCATGCCAACAATTATAAGTGGCAACCCCAATGCTCCAGTGATTATGATAGCTGAGAAAGCATCAGATATGATCAAAGAAGACTGGCTTGTGTTATGA
- the LOC110991465 gene encoding uncharacterized protein LOC110991465, producing the protein MGQEQSLAQASVAPVRHYQDNYANRIHRASSVDLPTDYHKDYRKLRRSTDSYKSDNSSTESSGYRSGSSAYDRRSDRSSKANYYCIPLYKNDHYKEINKELYRQVKIPKDKRHKLQPFNDNEIKSERIKSYLSDTEKAKLKPVPTPKKAGIRNYTPKIISAEEQTNKVDSWI; encoded by the coding sequence ATGGGTCAAGAACAATCACTCGCACAGGCCAGCGTTGCGCCAGTGAGGCACTATCAAGATAATTACGCAAACAGAATTCATAGAGCATCATCCGTCGACCTACCGACCGACTATCATAAAGACTACCGCAAGTTACGGAGAAGCACAGACAGTTACAAGAGCGACAATTCTTCAACAGAAAGCAGCGGGTACAGAAGCGGTTCCAGTGCTTATGATCGGCGTTCAGACAGATCATCCAAAGCCAACTACTACTGCATACCACTGTATAAAAACGATCACTACAAAGAGATCAACAAAGAACTCTACAGGCAGGTCAAGATCCCGAAAGATAAGCGCCATAAGCTGCAACCGTTCAATGATAACGAAATAAAAAGCGAACGCATCAAAAGTTACCTTAGCGACACAGAAAAGGCTAAACTAAAGCCGGTCCCCACGCCTAAGAAGGCGGGAATACGAAATTATACACCTAAAATTATATCTGCCGAGGAGCAGACGAATAAAGTAGATAGTTGGATATAA